GGCCGGCCGGCCGCGGTCTGCGTCAGGGGAGGAATGGAGCCGGTCGAGCGCGGTGTGGAACGAGCTCGCCACCGATCCTGGTGCGACCTTCGACCGGGAGATGAAGCTCGATGCCGCCGCCATCGGCCCCCAGGTCACCTGGGGTACGAGTCCGGGGATGACGGCCGAGATCACCGAGTTGGTCCCCGACCCGACCGAGGCACCCACCGATGCCGACCGGCAATCGTACCAACGCGCGCTCGAGTACATGGGACTCCGTCCCGGAACGCCATTGGAAGGCCTCAAGGTCGATCGGGTGTTCGTGGGCTCCTGCACCAACGCCCGGATCGAAGACCTGCGCGAGGCCGCCGGTGTCGCGCGCGGCCGCCGGGTGGCGAGCGGGGTGCGCGCGATGGTGGTGCCGGGTTCGCAGCAGGTGAAGGCCGCCGCGGAGCGCGAAGGTCTCGACCGGATCTTCACCGAGGCCGGCTTCGAGTGGCGCAATCCAGGTTGCTCGATGTGTCTCGGCATGAACGAGGACATCCTCGGTCCCGGCGAGCGATGCGCATCGACATCAAACCGGAATTTCGAGGGACGGCAGGGCAGGGGAGGCCGAACGCACCTGGTGAGTCCGGTGATGGCGGTGGCGGCGGCGGTGGAGGGCCGTCTGGTGGACGTGCGGGGGTATATTCGGCGGTAATCGAAGCGATATACAGAGGGCTCAAGCGCGTATGCGTCCCGCTAACGTACTTTATTAGCTTTCGCTAACTCATTTAACACTAACATATACAACATCTACTTAAAGCAAATTATGAAGGTGCACATCTTCCATCACGCATATTTATCAAATTGAGTATGCAACCCTTCCTCCGCCACACCGGACGCGTCGCCGCGATCCCGCGGGCCAACGTCGACACCGATCAGATCATCCCGAAGCAGTTCCTCAAGCGGATCGAGCGGACCGGCTTCGGACCATGCCTGTTCTTCGACTGGCGCTATCTCGCCGACGGCTCGCCCAATCCTGATTTCGAGCTCAATCAGCCCGCCGCCGCCGGCGCGTCGATTCTGCTCGCGGGAGAGAACTTCGGCTGCGGATCGTCCCGGGAGCATGCACCATGGGCGCTGGCGGACTACGGGTTCCGAGCGATCGTCGCCGCATCCTTCGCCGACATCTTCTACGGCAACTGCTGTCAGAACGGTCTGCTGCCCGTGGTATTGAGGAAGGCGGAGATGGACGAGCTCTTCCGCCGCGCGAGCGCGGCGGCGGCCGGCTACGAGCTCACGGTGGACCTCTGGGAGCGCCGGGCGCGGGATGACGCGGGCTTCGAGGCGGTGTTCAGCATCGACGAATACCGGCGGGAGATGCTGCTCGAAGGGCTGGATGAGATCGGCAAGACGTTGTTGCAGGAGCCCCGGATCGCCGCGTTCGAGCGGGCCCGGCAAGCGGCGCGCCAGGGGTCGGCCGGATGAAGCGATACACCATCGCCGTGCTCCCGGGAGACGGGATCGGACCCGAGGTGACAGCCGCGGCGGTGAAGGTGCTTCGCGCGGCAGCGGAGCTGCACGGTTTTCGCCTCGATCTCGCCGAGTACGCCGTCGGCGCCGCGGGAGTAGCGGAGGCCGATGATTCGCTGCCGCCCCGGACCCGAGGGGCGGTGACCCAGGCCGACGCGGTGCTGCTGGGCGCGGTGGGTCATCCTTCACTGGCCGCCGCGGAAGGCCGCCGGCGCCCGGAAACGGGGCTGCTCGCGCTCAGGAAGCTGCTCGGGGCCTACGCCAATCTTCGTCCGGTCGCGGTCCATCCGGGGCTGCGTCATGCGTCGCCACTCCGGCCTGAGCTGCTCGAGGGAGTCGATCTGCTGATCGTCCGCGAGCTGCTGGGCGGGCTCTACTACGGCGAGCCGCGGAGCCTGGGTTCCGATGCCGCCGTGAACACCCTGCGCTACTCGGTGCCGGAGATCGAGCGGGTGGCCCGGGTGGCCTTCGAGGCGGCCCGCGGGCGGAAGGGCCTGGTGACCTCGGTCGACAAGGCCAACGTGCTGGAAGTCTCGCAGCTGTGGCGGGAAACGGTCACTCGAGTGGGCTCTACGGAGTATCCCGACCTCCGGCTGGAGCACCTGTACGTGGACTTCGCCGCGATGCGCCTGGTGGCCGACCCGGCGGGGTTCGACGTACTGCTCACGGAGAATCTGTTCGGGGACATCCTGAGCGACGAAGGTGCGGTGCTTACCGGATCGCTGGGCCTCCTGCCGTCCGCCTCCATCGGTGATGGACCCGGATTGTTCGAGCCGGTGCACGGCTCGGCCCCGGACATCGCGGGCCGGGGCATCGCCAACCCGATCGGGGCTATCGCGTCGGTCGGGATGCTGCTGCGGTACGGTCTCGCTTTGCCCGAGGCGGCCGACGGTGTCGAGCGCGCGGTGGCCGGCGTGCTCGGCGGAGGGGCCAGAACGGCGGATATCGCTCGCCCGGGAGAGGCGACGGTGGGCTCGGTGGAGATGGGGGACGAGATCGCCCGGCTGGTGCTGACCGGGCGCGGAATGGAGCGGGCGGGGGCGCGATAGCGGGGAATTGCGCTGCCGTGCCGGGCCGCCATGGACAACCGCTACACCGGCGGCCGGCGCTCCCACCGGAACAGCCACACCGCGCTCCAGCCCGTGCCCAGAAGCAGTCCACCGATGGCATCGGTGGGGTAGTGCACGCCGACGTAGGCACGAGAGATTCCGATGCCGGCGGACAGCAGGATAGCGGCACCCAGGATGGCCCACCGGGCAGTCCTCCTCTGCCATGGTACCGCCCACACGATCGCGCCGAGTCCGAAGACCAGCGGCGCGAGCATGCTGTGGCCGGAGGGATAGGAATACCAGCCGGCGCCATGCATGAGGTAGGAAATGACGTGCGGCCGTGCCCGGCCCACCACCAGCTTGGCCACGGCGTAGAGGGCCCAGCCGCTGAGCACGGCTGCCGCGTAGCCCCGTGCGTCGGCCACTCGCTGGCGGGAGACGAGGACGTACAGCAGCAGGAGCACGAGCGGCGCTTCCACCGCGCCTGACCCGACCACCCCCAGGACGGTCATCCACCAGCTGAGCCAGGGACGCCGGTCCCGCCCGAGGCTCAACATTACCTGCTGGTCCCAGCCATCGGTGCGGCCCGCCATCACCAGTCCGGTGAGCCAGCCGAAGAGCAGCAGGCACACCACGGCGAGACCGGCGTAGCCCAGCGCCTCGCGCGATCGCGGCCGGCCGGGCCGGCGGACGACTCCCGTGCTAGAGATCGGTCACCGCACCAAGGCTGGCGCTCGAGACCTGCCGGGCGTACTTGTGGAGCACGCCCGCCGTGTACCGCGGAGCCGGCGCCTTCCACCGCTGCCGCCGGCCCGCCAGCTCCTCCCTGCAGACGTCGACCTCGAGCAGTCGCTGCGCGGCATCGATGGTGATGAGGTCTCCCTCCTCCAGCAGCGCGATCGCGCCTCCCACCGCCGCTTCCGGTGCCACGTGGCCGACCACCAGCCCGTAGGTCCCTCCCGAGAACC
This Gemmatimonadales bacterium DNA region includes the following protein-coding sequences:
- the leuD gene encoding 3-isopropylmalate dehydratase small subunit translates to MQPFLRHTGRVAAIPRANVDTDQIIPKQFLKRIERTGFGPCLFFDWRYLADGSPNPDFELNQPAAAGASILLAGENFGCGSSREHAPWALADYGFRAIVAASFADIFYGNCCQNGLLPVVLRKAEMDELFRRASAAAAGYELTVDLWERRARDDAGFEAVFSIDEYRREMLLEGLDEIGKTLLQEPRIAAFERARQAARQGSAG
- the leuB gene encoding 3-isopropylmalate dehydrogenase, which produces MKRYTIAVLPGDGIGPEVTAAAVKVLRAAAELHGFRLDLAEYAVGAAGVAEADDSLPPRTRGAVTQADAVLLGAVGHPSLAAAEGRRRPETGLLALRKLLGAYANLRPVAVHPGLRHASPLRPELLEGVDLLIVRELLGGLYYGEPRSLGSDAAVNTLRYSVPEIERVARVAFEAARGRKGLVTSVDKANVLEVSQLWRETVTRVGSTEYPDLRLEHLYVDFAAMRLVADPAGFDVLLTENLFGDILSDEGAVLTGSLGLLPSASIGDGPGLFEPVHGSAPDIAGRGIANPIGAIASVGMLLRYGLALPEAADGVERAVAGVLGGGARTADIARPGEATVGSVEMGDEIARLVLTGRGMERAGAR
- a CDS encoding phosphatase PAP2 family protein, with the protein product MVCLLLFGWLTGLVMAGRTDGWDQQVMLSLGRDRRPWLSWWMTVLGVVGSGAVEAPLVLLLLYVLVSRQRVADARGYAAAVLSGWALYAVAKLVVGRARPHVISYLMHGAGWYSYPSGHSMLAPLVFGLGAIVWAVPWQRRTARWAILGAAILLSAGIGISRAYVGVHYPTDAIGGLLLGTGWSAVWLFRWERRPPV